The genomic segment ACTCTCCGGAGGCTCGGGGATCGCGGCCGACCACGGCCGTGGGACGGTGCCCCTCGAAGGTGCCCGCCTCGGCGAGTACGTGCGCCGCCGCGACCGACAGACCGAGCGCCAGCTCGGCCGTGAGATCCGCGTTGGCGACCCCGCGCACGCCGTCCGTACCGAAGAGTCGTCCCACTGGTGTCCTCCGAAATGCTCCGACAACCGCAAAAGCACAACAATTAACAACAGACAGAAGAGCGCCCAACCGTCACACGTCGCACGCCTGAGGGTGCGAGAGGCCCGGATGTGTCGATGAACGTCTTATGCCGTTATACGCCCGTGAGAGGCGATAAACGAACGCCCCGACAGCACGGTGTGTGCCGCCGGGGCGAACGTGTGAAGCAGACGAGCAGGCGGGATTTAGCGCTTGCTGTACTGGGGCGCCTTGCGGGCCTTCTTGAGACCGGCCTTCTTGCGCTCGACCGCACGGTCGTCGCGGGAGAGGAAGCCGGCCTTCTTCAGCGTGGCGCGGTTGTTGTCCACGTCAGCCTCGTTCAGCGCACGGGCAACGCCGAGGCGCAGGGCGCCGGCCTGACCCGAGACGCCGCCACCCGAGATGCGGGCGATGACGTCGTAGCGGTTGTCGAGCTCGAGCACCTTGAAGGGCTCGTTGACTTCCTGCTGGTGCACCTTGTTGGGGAAGTAGTCCTCAAGGGTGCGACCGTTGATCTTCCACTTGCCGGTGCCCGGAACGATCCGGACGCGGGCGATGGCGTTCTTGCGACGGCCAAGGCCGGCGGCGGGCTGCGGGTCGCCGAAGCGGCCCGCGAGCGACTCGGAGGTGTACTCACCCTCGACGGGGACCTCGGACTCGAAGGTGGTCACCTCGGCGAAGGTCTCCTCGCCCTCGGTGCCCTCGACGGTCTCAACAGTGGTCTCGGCCACGATTCTCCTCAGATCTTTCTTATGGTCTTAGGGGGAGGCCGGAACTACTGCGCGACCTGGGTGATCTCGAACGGGACCGGCTGCTGCGCAGCGTGCGGGTGCTGGTCGCCCGCGTAGACCTTGAGCTTCGACAGCATCTGCCGACCCAGGGTGTTCTTGGGGATCATGCCCTTGATGGCCTTCTCGACGGCCTTCTCCGGGTTCTTGGAGAGCAGCTCGTCGTAGCGGACCGAGCGCAGACCACCCGGGAAGCCGGAGTGGCGGTACGCCATCTTCTGGGTCTTCTTGTTGCCGGACAGGTGAACCTTGTCGGCGTTGATGATGATGACGAAGTCGCCCATGTCCATGTGGGGGGCATAGATCGCCTTGTGCTTGCCTCGGAGGAGGTTCGCGGCCGTGGTGGCCAGACGACCCAGGACGATGTCCTGAGCGTCGATGACGTGCCACTGGCGCGTCACATCTCCGGGCTTGGGGCTGTACGTACGCACGGTCGTAGCCTTCGCTTCTTCAGTGAGTGGAGTCCTGACAAGGCCACCCGGACGATTCCACCAGCCTTGGCGGCGCTGCGGGGACGCAACCCGAGTGCCTGCCGCTGGTCATCGGCCCGGTGGACCGGCGTAAGGGCCCCTCGCGTGAGAACGACCAAGCCAATACGCATAACAAACCAGAAGAATACCCGGGGGCCCCCGCACGGGTCAAAATGGCCCCCGACCGGCCCCGTCGAATCCCCTGATTACGGGGCGGACGGGGCCTCGCCGAAGATCGACGGCGAGGCGTACGAAGACCAGCAGCGGCATCCGAGGGGCGCCGGCCGCCTACCGCGCCCGCTCGACCCGTCGCTCGTCCCACACCGGTTCGGTCGTCTCGCGCACCACACCGTCCGAACCGAAGACGAGGTACCGGTCGAAGGACTTCGCGAACCACCGGTCGTGCGTGACGGCCATCACGGTCCCGTCGTAGGCCTCGAGGCCGTCCTGGAGGGCCTCCGCCGACTCCAGGTCCAGGTTGTCCGTGGGCTCGTCCAGCAGCAGGGCGGTGGTGCCGGAGAGTTCGAGGAGCAGGATCTGGAAGCGGGCCTGCTGTCCGCCGGAGAGCTTCTCGAACGGCTGGTCGCCCTGGCGCTCCAGCTCGTACCGGCGCAGGACGCCCATCGCGGCGCCCCGGTCCTTGGCCTGCTCGCTCCAGAGGATCTCCACCAGGGTCTTGCCGAGCAGTTCCGGGTGGGCGTGGGTCTGCGCGAAGTGGCCGGCGACGACGCGGGCGCCGAGCTTGAACTCGCCGGTGTGCGCGACCGGCTCCCCGGCGAGCAGCCGCAGGAAGTGGGACTTCCCGGAGCCGTTGGAGCCGAGGACGGCGACCCGCTCGCCGTAGTAGACCTCCAGGTCGAACGGCTTCATCAGGCCGGTGAGCTCCAGCCCGGTGCACGTCACCGCGCGCACGCCGGTGCGTCCGCCGCGCAA from the Streptomyces sp. NBC_01335 genome contains:
- the rpsI gene encoding 30S ribosomal protein S9, with the translated sequence MAETTVETVEGTEGEETFAEVTTFESEVPVEGEYTSESLAGRFGDPQPAAGLGRRKNAIARVRIVPGTGKWKINGRTLEDYFPNKVHQQEVNEPFKVLELDNRYDVIARISGGGVSGQAGALRLGVARALNEADVDNNRATLKKAGFLSRDDRAVERKKAGLKKARKAPQYSKR
- the rplM gene encoding 50S ribosomal protein L13 → MRTYSPKPGDVTRQWHVIDAQDIVLGRLATTAANLLRGKHKAIYAPHMDMGDFVIIINADKVHLSGNKKTQKMAYRHSGFPGGLRSVRYDELLSKNPEKAVEKAIKGMIPKNTLGRQMLSKLKVYAGDQHPHAAQQPVPFEITQVAQ